The following nucleotide sequence is from Harmonia axyridis chromosome 5, icHarAxyr1.1, whole genome shotgun sequence.
GTGTTCTTGATCTGTGCTATTTCTGTCGTTAGCTAATTCAGGAGGACTGTGAGGAACTGACGAAGATAACATAGATCTAAAATTGCTAGTCGACGAATTGGAATCCGAATAAGCATCATCTGTAAATTAAGAAAAAAGAtactaatgaaataaaaatatcatcaatTAACAACTGAAAttttaaagtgaaaaaaaagaaaacactaGCGTAGAGTCTGAAGTTTTTCGCACTTGTTCAGATTAATgttaatgtaattttttcataaataactCAGAACAAATTATGTTATATTTATCACTTTTTCAGCTCAGAAAACAGATCGCTTCCGTTTAGTTATTTCTATTAAggcaaatttttaataaatcttacaaataaatataaacttttAAGTTGGAATCGCAAAAGATGTAGAAATCAAAATAGTTTTAATGCTTTCATTACAATTTCTAGAAAATATCTATGCCGAATTAGTAGACAATTCGTCTAATTATAAAAGAAATAATGTAGGTCAAatgtacaaaaataaaaatatttaaattattagGGGTTCACCCTATGTCAATCTTCTACCAAGTATTCTTTTATACGAATAGACAGATATAGCACTTACCATTATTAATTGTACTTGATTTGCATGTTGTGAAGCTCATGTTAGattgaattttggaaatttctaATTCTTCAGGTAGTTGACAGTTAAAACATAGCCACTTGTTCCCATTTTTCACTTTATCAGATATATGCGGTTGATGACAACTTGCATGGTAAGCATCTGCGCACACATAACAAACTATCAAAGCTCCCTAAAAAAATACGATTAAGATCCAGATAACTTAAAATGATAAAGAAAAACTTACCGCATTAGCAGTTTCATAGCAAATTGAGCAAGTTTTACAATGAGGGCATTGCCAGGTGTTATCTGGATACATCCTCAGCATCATGTCATCTCCGTTCAAACAACTGTAATGggctgtaataaaaaaaattaatgaataaaacttATCACAAAATCATTAACATTACATACCCTTATTGCTGCATTCTCTGCAAGACACTAATTTCTCATTGGGTCCTTTCTTGTTCTGCAAATGACATACCGAGCATACTCCAAATTGGCTACCACTATTTGATGTTCGTGATTCGGGCCTAGACTCATCACTAAGTCGAGATAACTGTCTTTCAATAGTTGATTTGTTCAGGGATCCTGCAGGTCTTCCCCTCTTTTTAGGTACATTATTATCTGATGGATCAAACACTTTTTTAGCCctctggaataaaaaaaaatcataatctcaaattaaatattatcaatattcaaaacaaatgaaaatattaataaataattgaatgtgtacctaaatatttgaataaataactgAAACTAGACAATTATAGAGGATATGACCATTTTGGATAAacatgaaatataaataaatataactaACCTTTCTACGAACACCAACCCGAATAGAGGGATCAAATTTCATATTGGATTCTTGCATTTCCTTAGGGTGATCCTTCATTGATTCTAATATTTCCTTGCTGACGAGTTTTCCTTGTAGAATATTTGTAAGTTTCGCATCTAAATCATTTTTGTCATTAGATTTTAAAAGTTCTGCTGTGAAATTAGGACCTGTTAAGTATTTCCCGTCCTCTGTTTTGGTTACACCTCCATTTGCGACTTCCTTTTCCAgcagaatataaatatattttttggtatatcgTACATTATCTCTAGATAAAATTATATCGACAACTTCGTCGGCTGGGCACCCAGTATCTAGATAGTCAGGATTTCTGACTAGTAAATGTGTGATAGCGGAATTCAAGAGAAAAGCAAATTTTCTATTCGCTTGGTTTCCATCGAATGGTAATGATTTCGAAGAATTCCCATGAGATTCTCGTTCTCGCTTACCCtgagaaaattttttcagagcATTACGGTAACTAATGTTACCTTTATACTCAACCCTCAAAACAATATCATTATCAACACACCACTGAAGATCAGATCTAGCTTCTGCGGCATTTATTGcatatttccgaaataaaaaattagaaatccGTGTAGCGTCCGGTCTTGCTTTTCGGTGACGTAGTTGATCAATCGCCTCTAAAATGCgatctttatttttcattgatgtcATTATGTTCGAGAATCGCATGTAACTGTCTTGATGGAtactttataaataaaaaaaattaatcatataTCGACTTGATCGGAATATGAATTCACTGCACTGATAGAGGAAATTGAGAAATACACTTGACAGGGTACttagttatttcgaaaataacgaAACTCCCAAGAATTATCACTTTTATCTCCGTGCGCGGATTGCTGACGCCATATATCGAATATCGTAGCAATAAATTTGTTCAGAATATGCACAAATCTTCAATCAATGTATTCGCAATCACTTTGTACTAATAAGAATAAACTTCTCCCAGCGTCTTCCGTCAAACTCTGGCCGAGGTTCCGCCAACGAAATAAGAAAATCCACACAGCGCTCCTTCCCTGGGCAGCTTGAATCGTCGCAATGTAATTTCGGTATCGCACATTCACTAGACTCAGAACAATGTAAATAACACACTTTGGGGAAAACAAACGTTGGCAAATGTGAAAAAGTAACTTTTTGTTAACGTCCGGTACGTAACTACATAAAATAAGGTGTTTTCAATATGAACACGCACCTCGTTCTCTGCCGCTAATTTTCTGCATTCACCGCACACAGCTTCTATGCTATCGTTTATCGTCACCCGACGCACTCGAAGTGTCTATATACCTATTCGGTTCAACAGGGTTGCTCTAACTGGAAATAAATGCGCGCGCATAAATTTTCGGCAATCCTTTGTGtttattgttattaatttttaggtaGAAAGTGTTAATACTTTCTTAAGTGACTAATAAATTACTTCAGAGTATCAACTCATCCGGAAATCGTATTAGAAGTAAATTGAGCTGAAGCTCTGTCTTATAGGATTTCCAAGAATACATATGTCTGATATTTGTCATTGTTATCTTACTTCCTACCTTTTATTATTTATGGATTGGGAATATAATCTGTAAAATCAAAagtgaaatttttcagataGGAATGAAATTTATTCGAACTTATATccatcgattttttttcaaaccaaAAGAATTGTTTACAAAAACCGAAGTTCTGTCCTAAACTGAAATAATGTCAAattaatgataattatttttaggtTTATATCTAAAATTGCACTGAATCTCAAACAGAGTAGAAGATTTTTAACAATTCGATTCATAACAATTCTAAATCAAGCACTTTATATTTGTTTCTCTGTAATTTTCTCCATGCTTTCAGTAAACAACATCTGTCATTTTGTAACGTTCTTTCGGGatgattcaaatatttcaaaactagCTTCAGATCTAATATCATTTCTTggtaaaattttcgaaaatgaaagaaattggGTAGCAGAGGTGTTGACGggatacaacaaaaaaaattagaaaggtTTGTAGTTGAAAAAGGGCGGGCTTGTATAGTTATCGCAATATGGCTAATGAGAATATAACGCTTGGaaatttattgatgaaattttaaaaCATCAGCAGATAGCGTTGtctagttgaaataaatacccaagATTCTTCAGAATTCGAATTATGCTAGTTAATCAATCTTCAGTTTTagctaattttattttcagttggtaacatatatattttcttcatactACAGTTACAGCCGTCCAGTAAATAGAGGAGGCTATGCTACGAGTATTTCATTTTGTCTTTGGTACTTGAAATTTAATTAGTGTGGATATGATGAGAATTCTTGATTATACCGTTATATAATTCTATTAATAAAGACAGGTTAGGTCAGCATTGACATAATTATCTTACGAATGCTATCCCCTTAATAAAATCACAGACTAACTAATCTGTGATAAAATATCCTAAGGGTATTGTCTCAACAATTCTCAATGtagaaaattcgatgttttaaAATTCGAGGAGAACAAATTGGATAACttcgtttattttttcctttcatcCGATGTGCTGATTGAGTTGCGCTTTGACGCTTTTTCGAGTCAAATTGCACTGTACTTCCATTGTAAGGGAATATTAAAAATGATTtacaaacgttttttttttccagaaagaaAACTTTTGACAAGAGTTCCTGTGATTCATAATTTTGTTGTAGATTATTCCAAAGATAACAACTGATTGATTTATGCGTAAAATTCATAACCTCATTTGTCTACCCACATCAAACTAAatgacattttttcaaaatttacaaTCGATAATCTTGACAGTTTCTTTTTGGAAACCCATTTAAATCGTATTAAATACAACTAATGATGCGTAAAGATAGGGTCCCCATTCATTGCTTCTGTTGTGCTTCAATCGTTCAATTTCAGCATTTATGAAGATTagtcattcatttttttgaatacgGACAAAATCTTCATCTCTCAGATTATGAAAGTAAAATGTTCCTTTTAGTCTATATTCGAAATATAATCTTTCTTACTTAAAGCTTCTGACTCGcaattcaaatataatattaattcCTTCTACAATTTTTGTTCAGGTTGTTGCCACCGAAAACATACGAAAAAATCATGCCTACTTCTGATTTATGAAattccaatgaaaaatttatgtagAAATGTTCTCTATTGGAATAATTGATATCAAAAATCTTAATCTCCATCATTAAATGTGGGAATTGTAGATTATAATTATTGTTTTCATAGTAGTTTCGACGCGAAATATAAatactatataaataaatttattcatttaatggattcagtccttgcttgatggaaaaaaataaatataagaactttctaatttaatttaatcaaatCGTACATCTTGATAATTGATTAATTGTATCCTATGTTtggtttgtaataattttttgttctattcgcaaatttatttttgaagtaATGTAGAATGAACTAAATAATTATAGCATGATACTAAAAAAATGTGACTTGAAATTTTGTGAGGGATTAAAACAACATCAACATTCATAATATGTTTAATGCTAACATATTTTCTGTGCATGCATACATTTCACTGTACAACGGcgatattttttaatacttAATATTAAGTCATTGGACAAGCCAAAAAAGTATATCACAAATTATATTGCCTAATAATACCTTTCATTGACTTCTTCAAATACAACTGGTTTgatctttgaaaaaaattgcttcTTATCGGGAATGGTACAAAATGAATTCTCATTTTTTACACAGCCAATTTAAAAGGAATGAGATTTCATTGCGTCTTTTTCAACATAAATCAGTCTAACTATTCAAGTAATTAATGTTTCAACTGATCCACAACGAGGGAAAGTGtatacaaaaaattttaaaaagttaaattttattgaaacgATGAAAATCACATTCGaagacaaaatttatttttctttatacttaacttaaaaacttttttatagTCTTGTAACGATATTTAATGACGAAGTGTCAGCTTTGTCACCAATTTGAGGTATGAATTAAatgctaaaaaaattaaataaaaaaaaattaaacaccaAACAAACCTTTTTTCCATTTCTGTTTTGTGAGAAAAAGGATGTATAATTAAAAACATAAGATAGTAAAATTTGATAATATCAATATCAACAAAGATAAACTGCCATTCCTTTATTATTCATGCCACGATATTAAATCAAATAACGCAATAACAAATGGCTGATCTATGATAACATCGTACTTATTCAAAGTTCAACTTTAATTTATATtctgtatataaaataaaaacattaacaaattttttctgaaaagtaaCAACATGAATTATT
It contains:
- the LOC123680144 gene encoding uncharacterized protein LOC123680144, whose amino-acid sequence is MRFSNIMTSMKNKDRILEAIDQLRHRKARPDATRISNFLFRKYAINAAEARSDLQWCVDNDIVLRVEYKGNISYRNALKKFSQGKRERESHGNSSKSLPFDGNQANRKFAFLLNSAITHLLVRNPDYLDTGCPADEVVDIILSRDNVRYTKKYIYILLEKEVANGGVTKTEDGKYLTGPNFTAELLKSNDKNDLDAKLTNILQGKLVSKEILESMKDHPKEMQESNMKFDPSIRVGVRRKRAKKVFDPSDNNVPKKRGRPAGSLNKSTIERQLSRLSDESRPESRTSNSGSQFGVCSVCHLQNKKGPNEKLVSCRECSNKAHYSCLNGDDMMLRMYPDNTWQCPHCKTCSICYETANAGALIVCYVCADAYHASCHQPHISDKVKNGNKWLCFNCQLPEELEISKIQSNMSFTTCKSSTINNDDAYSDSNSSTSNFRSMLSSSVPHSPPELANDRNSTDQEHSDSKDSDYEDDSNSKCQNTNDCDSEIDPRIPDATLWTPDDVYQYFTQFFPEEAKVFKEQEIDGRSLLLLKRMDVLTKLNLRLGPALKIYKHVITLQVRRDDPRLYYL